In Ureibacillus thermophilus, the genomic stretch GTGAATCCCGATTTTCAGAAGGAGAGACCTTCCAACATTTGCAAGGAAAACAGCAGTTATATGAGCTGTTTAAAACCCTACAACTTTTTGTTGAACTTGAGCCGTATCTAAAAGATATACAACAACGTCCCGATTTATTAATTGTGAAAAATAATACGGCTTATGCAATTGAATTCCAATGCAGCTCCATTAATGGCGAGCGTTTTATAGAACGAAATCAGGGGTATGTGCAAAAAGAAATTGTTCCCATTTGGATTCCTTTAACACCCATTCAAAAAGTACAACAATCCCGCTTTCAAAAAATCACCGTTTCCCATCAGCTCCAACTTTTCAGGAATGGTCAAAATCAGCCTAGATATATCATGACCTATCATCCTTCAACTAAACAGTTTTATTATTTCTCCAATCTCCTTCATTTAAATGGAATCAGTTTTATCTCCAAAATTAGCCAAATTCCTTTGCTTCAACAGCATTTTCCATTTTATCAACCCAAGCCTTTAACAACCGATGAATTTTCCTTTATATATAAAGCATACCATCAATTTATAAAAGAAATTTTACAAAGAAAGGTTTTACTTAGCCGCAAAGGTGTCAATGATTTATTTTTGAGAAGCCTTTATGAACTTCGCTTAAATTTTCAAGAACTACCCAATTTTCTTCGAGTTCCGGTGTTCGGCAGCGAAGTGATGAAAGAGTGCGCCGTTGAGTGGCAAACGGAACTTTTGTATTTTCTTCATTTATGCGGCATCAGAGTAAATGCGGTGAATGAACAGACGGTTGCTGAATTTCTCCGGTGGTCTAATCGAGAATGCAGCCGTGAAATCCTTCAGTTGGTCCTTCGATACGCAAACCTTCTGAAGGCATTGGGAATAGAGAATGCAAAAAGTTCAGTGCATGATAGTCATCTGAAAGATTTGCTATATAGGCAATTTCTTGCAACAGAAGTTAAATATTGAGAAAATATGGATGATAAAAAATTTATTATTACGGGGGCATTGCTATGGCAAAAAAACTAATTACACGTGAAGAAGTGCCTGTGGAACTGACATGGGATTTAACTACGATTTTCCCTTCAGACGAGGCATGGGAAGAAGAGTTTAAAGAGCTTGAACAATTAATTCAAGAAGCAGAAAAACATAAAGGGAAAGCGACAGAAAGCGCAAAAGCTTTATATGAAACATTACAATTCAGCGATAAAATTTCAGAACGCTTTGGTAAGCTTTACGTTTATAGCCATTTAAAACATGATGAAGATACAACGAAAAGCAAATATCAAGCGATGGAAAGCCGCGCGCGTTCGCTAGGTGCAAAAATCAATGCAGCATGGTCTTTTTTAACACCTGAAATTTTAACTTTATCGGAAGAACAAATTCAGCAATATTTGGATGAATATGAACCATTGCGCCTTTATACGCAAATGTTTAAAGAATTAAACTTGCAGCGTCCGCATGTGTTATCGGCGGATAAAGAAGCGATTTTAGCCCAATTTTCCGAAGTAACAAGCTCTCCAGGTACAACATTCAGCGCTTTAAACAATGCGGATTTAGAGTTTCCGGTTTTAAAAAATGATGAAGGCGAAGAAGTGCAGCTTACCCATGGAAACTACATCACATTTTTAGAAAGCGAAAACCGGGAAGTAAGAAAAAATGCCTTTAAAGCGATGTATGATACTTACGGCAAATTCATTAACACCTTTGCATCCACTTTGGCAGGCAATGTGAAAGCGCACAATGTGTATGCACGAATCCGCAACTACAATTCTGCCCGTCATCGTGCGCTTAGCAGCAATAATATTCCTGAAAAAGTGTACGATCAATTGATTGAAACGATTCATGAATATTTGCCAGCCCTTCACCGCTATGTAAAGGTTCGCAAAAAAGTGTTGGAACTTGACGAATTGCATATGTACGACCTGTTTGTTCCTCTTGTGAAAAAAGTAAAAATTGATATGCCATACGAAAAGGCAAAAGATATTATGGTAAAAAGCTTTGCTCCATTAGGTGAAGAATATCAATCGATTGTGCAGAAAGGTTTGGACAGCCGCTGGGTCGATGTGATGGAGAACAAAGGAAAACGGAGCGGCGCCTATTCTTCAGGTGCTTATGGAACGAATCCATATGTTTTAATGAACTGGCAAAACAATATCGACAACTTATTCACATTAGCCCACGAATTTGGACACAGTATGCACAGTTACTATACGCGCAAAAACCAGCCATATCCTTATGCGGATTACTCCATTTTCGTTGCGGAAGTGGCATCGACTTGCAACGAAGAATTGCTGTTTGATTATTTATTGAAAACAACCGATGATAAACAAATGAAACTTTACTTGCTCAACCATTGGCTGGACAGCTTCAGAAGCACCGTATTCCGTCAAACCATGTTTGCGGAATTTGAGCACATGATTCACGAAATGGACCGAAACGGGGAAGCCATCACAGCTGAACGGTTAACAGAAATTTATTATGATTTGAATAAACAATACTTCGGTGAAGAAATGACAGTGGATGAGGAAATCGGCTTAGAATGGGCAAGAATTCCACACTTCTATTACAATTACTACGTATATCAATATGCAACAGGGCAAAGTGCAGCGGTTGCATTAAGCCGACAAATTTTAGAAGAAGGAAAATCGGCAGTGGACCGCTATATCAACAATTTCTTAAAAGCTGGATGCTCCGACTTCCCAATTGAAGTATTGAGAAAAGCAGGGGTAGACATGGAATCAAGGGAACCAATTGCCCAAGCTTGCCAAGCGTTTGAGGAAAAATTGAATGAATTAGAGTCTCTGTTATTAAAATAGTGATTTTTCCAGATTTCACATCATGCGCTTAGTGAAAATGCTTCAAAAGGAAATGGTCTTCTCTTTTGAAGCATTTTTTTCTTTTGTTAATATTTTAAAAATATAATAATTTTAGGTTAGCGATTTTATAGATTGTGAACGAAATTTGAAGGGAATAAACTCCAAAGTATAGGTCATTTTTGCTTAATATTTCTGTATTTTTCGAAAGATGGATGAAAGTGTTTACAATATGTCGAATTTGTGAATTTCGATACATATCTATTGCACAAATTATTATTCCATGATAAATTATAAAACGTGAAATAAATCACATATCAAACATACACCCCTTTGTTTGAACGTGAACATTTCTCCCATCCCCTTTGTGTAAAGAGGCATTTGCAACTGGCAAATGCCTCTTTTACATTAGTGCGCCTGGCATGGGTGTAATCTATAGGGTGTAAGTCCTGAACTGTGAAGGCAGAAGTAACAGTTAGCTTAACGCAAGGGTGTCCGTGGTGACGCGGAATCTGAAGGAAGCGAGCGGCAAACTTCCGGTCTGAGGAACACGAACTTCATATAAGGCTAGGTATCATTGGATGAGTTTGCTAAACAAAACAAAGTCCTTTCTGCCAAAGGTGGTACAGAGTAAATGAAGCAGATAGATGGAAGGAAAGATTACATTCTTACCCGGGGAGGTCTGGCGGATAGGTGAAGTACGCTTC encodes the following:
- a CDS encoding competence protein CoiA; protein product: MLVALTEKQELFVLHSNLSHAELRRLKEEKTFFCPQCGEPLQMKLGTIKMPHFAHYSKSQCESRFSEGETFQHLQGKQQLYELFKTLQLFVELEPYLKDIQQRPDLLIVKNNTAYAIEFQCSSINGERFIERNQGYVQKEIVPIWIPLTPIQKVQQSRFQKITVSHQLQLFRNGQNQPRYIMTYHPSTKQFYYFSNLLHLNGISFISKISQIPLLQQHFPFYQPKPLTTDEFSFIYKAYHQFIKEILQRKVLLSRKGVNDLFLRSLYELRLNFQELPNFLRVPVFGSEVMKECAVEWQTELLYFLHLCGIRVNAVNEQTVAEFLRWSNRECSREILQLVLRYANLLKALGIENAKSSVHDSHLKDLLYRQFLATEVKY
- the pepF gene encoding oligoendopeptidase F, producing MAKKLITREEVPVELTWDLTTIFPSDEAWEEEFKELEQLIQEAEKHKGKATESAKALYETLQFSDKISERFGKLYVYSHLKHDEDTTKSKYQAMESRARSLGAKINAAWSFLTPEILTLSEEQIQQYLDEYEPLRLYTQMFKELNLQRPHVLSADKEAILAQFSEVTSSPGTTFSALNNADLEFPVLKNDEGEEVQLTHGNYITFLESENREVRKNAFKAMYDTYGKFINTFASTLAGNVKAHNVYARIRNYNSARHRALSSNNIPEKVYDQLIETIHEYLPALHRYVKVRKKVLELDELHMYDLFVPLVKKVKIDMPYEKAKDIMVKSFAPLGEEYQSIVQKGLDSRWVDVMENKGKRSGAYSSGAYGTNPYVLMNWQNNIDNLFTLAHEFGHSMHSYYTRKNQPYPYADYSIFVAEVASTCNEELLFDYLLKTTDDKQMKLYLLNHWLDSFRSTVFRQTMFAEFEHMIHEMDRNGEAITAERLTEIYYDLNKQYFGEEMTVDEEIGLEWARIPHFYYNYYVYQYATGQSAAVALSRQILEEGKSAVDRYINNFLKAGCSDFPIEVLRKAGVDMESREPIAQACQAFEEKLNELESLLLK